The Primulina tabacum isolate GXHZ01 chromosome 1, ASM2559414v2, whole genome shotgun sequence genome contains the following window.
CATACGAAGATACCGTTAGTCTCAGCGATGGAATTATTTGATGTATTTCCTAAGTAGATACAAGGCTTTCCACCAAAGCGAGAAATTGATTTTAGCATCGAATTGATGATGCGTACTATGCCAATCTCTAAACCGCTGTACATAATGGCTTCTGcagaactgaaagaattgaaagagcagttacaAGACATACTCAAAAAGGGTTATATAAGCCCTAATGTGTCACCCTAGGGAGCACATTTActgtttgtaaagaagaaatatGGTTCCATGAGaatgtgcattgattataggcaGCTCAATCTAGTcactataaaaaataaacaCCATCTGCCTAGAATTGATGACTTTTTTATCAGCTTCAAGGAAATTCTGTTTattcaaatataaatatttgataAGGATACCATCAACATCGGGTTAGAGAAAAAGATGTTTCGAATGCAACTTTTAGAACAAGatatggtcattatgaatttctagtAATGTCgtttggtttaacaaatgcacCAACAGTGTTTACAGATATGATGAATAGAGTGTTCAGAAATTTTTTGGATAAGTTTGTGattgtctttattgatgatatacaGATGTATTTGAAACCAAAGCATGAACATAAGTAGCATTTATGATTGGTTATTCAAACAATTGGAGATCATcaattgtatgctaaattatcgaATGTGAATTCTAGATGGATATTGTGATATTTTTGGGTCATGTGATATCAGCCAAAGGGATATATGTAGGTGTATTAGCCCAAGGAATCTCTGTAGATCTAGGTAAAGTTGAAGCAGTATTGAATTGCGCCAGACCAACCAATGTACCAGAGATTCGAAGTTTTATCGGATTTTTCGGGTATTACAGACGATTCATTGAAGTATTTTCATGGATTGCCCAACCTATTACCCAACTGACCTAGAAAGATGtaagattcatttggtcagatgaatgcaAAAAGAGTTTTCTtaaattgaaaaagaatttgaCAATACCACCAGTGTTGGCATTGCCATCTGGATCAAGTGGATTTTTGTTTCATACTGATGTATCATTAAGaggtttgggatgtgttttaATGCAGCATGGAAAAgttattgcctatgcttcaTGGTAATTTAAAACACATGAAtctgatatcatgttcatgatcttgaactaTCAAGCATTGTTTTTGCTTTAAAATATTGCCaacattatttatatggtgagcattttattatttactcagatcataagagtttgacaTTTCTGTTTACTCAAtcacaactgaatatgagacatagATGATGGTTAGATTTAGTGAAAGATTTCGactttgaaatacaatatcagccaTGAAGAATGAATCAAGTTGTAGATGCGTTGAGCCGAAAGTATCAAGATTTTATGATAGCATCTATCCATGTCTTGcagaataataatgaattatGTACTTCTGGATGGAATTTTCAGTCGAAAAACGATCATTTAATTGTTTCTGCTTCACAGTTTGAGTCGAAAgattattttgaatatcaaGAAAGCTCAAAAGACTGATCCACATTGTTCAGAAATCAAAAGACTTGGTTTTGTCTGGTAACCCAGATAAATACAATAACTTTTCGTATCGTTGTTTACGAATGAATAACATGTTATTGGTACCAAACACCACAGGATTGAGAGAAACATTGCTTCAAGAGGCAGATTGCAACCTTCATAGTGTTCATTCTGGTAGTCATATAATGTACAACACATTGAAACCATATTTCTAGTGGGATGCGATGCAGAGAGATATTTGTGAATTTGTAGCGAGATGTTTGACATGCTAGTAGGTTAAAGCCGAGAGGATGAAACTTAGGGGTATGTTATAGAATTTAGAAATTCCACAATAGAACTGAAAACATATTGCAATGGGCTTACTCCTTTGTCCAGGTCAAACAGAGGTTgtaatgctatctgggtgatagTCGACAGATTTTCCAAATCAGACACTTTATTTCATACGATCTtacttatatttataataaaatggcACGATTATGTGTGGATACTGGTGTTCGGTTACATGGATTTCGATGCCTATTGTATCTGATCGAGATCCTAGATTTGGTTCCAAGTTTTGAAGTAGTCTTCAGAATATTTTGTGTGCTAAGTTGACAATGAGTACAACTTATCATCCACAAACAGATTGTCAGAcagaaaaaaatatacaaacttTGGAAGATATGTTACGATCAGTGATAATGGATTTTGGTGGAAACTAGCAAGAATCTTTACCATTTGTTGAATTCTGCTATAATAACAGTTTTCAAAAAACTATTGGATGACACCATTCGAAGCTTTGTATGGTAGAAGGTTTCGATCGCCCGTATGTTGGAATGTGATTGGAGAAAAACCAATGTTAGCTTAGTTTGTTGAAGAAATGGATGAAAAGATTAATTTGATTAGGAAAAGAATGAATGCATCTCAAGATAGTCAAGCTAGCtacacaagtaaaatatatagGCCTTTGGAATTTCAAGTTGGCGATCAAGTTTTCTTGAAAGTGTCATTGTTCCATGGCATGATACGATTTGGGTGAAAAGGGAAGTTGGATCCACATTACATTGAACCATATACTATTGTTGAGAAGATCAGCTTATTGGCTTATAGATTGTACTTTCCGCAGAGTATGTCTAGCTACTATagatgatgtgtttcatgtatatATGTTGCGAAAGTATGAGCCAAATTCCACTCATGTTCTGAGACACGATGATGTGGAGTTGGACAGTCTCTTAGCTATATTGagtatcatataaaaattcttGATATAAAGGATGACCAACTTCGAAATAAAAAGATTTCAATGGCTTTGATACAATGGAGTATACATGGAACTGAAGAGGCTACATGGGAGCTCGATGCTAAAATACATTAAGAATTGTCTCATTTGTTTGAGAATATAAATTATTCCATGTACTCTGACTTTGCATAGATATCTTGACTATTTTGTATGTCAGTTGTGTGGTGCGTTTCGATTTCGGGACAAAATCTTTTGTTAGATGAGGTGAATGTAATGACTCGATGCtaattacttttttatttgGCAAGAATTAAGATTGATTGTTTTAAAACgagaaatttaaataattagtcaaataattaaaatgtgtttaaaatatgtattataaaatattagttTATAGATGttattaaaatacatatttgGATTTTATAAAACAATGAATtagaaataaaatgatttgggtcAAGTTTTAAcccaaataataaaaaatagggCACTATCATCTTTATCAATTCACTCCATTTTCTCTCTCCCCTCACCCGTGTTAATTTTTTTGTAACCTTCTTCACAATTCATCAATCATTTTCGAAACTTTGACAGTTCGTATCTTTGTCATCAATTGTCGAAAAATTTAAGTAAATATACAATTGCAAAAATCTCTACTAGAGCTATCCATTGATATCAAATTTTCCACCTTTTTATGGATACCTTGTCAAAACTGCCACAACTTCGTTGCTCGAAATCCCTGCCTTCAGcttctcaaaactcaaaattaatTGAGGGATTTTGTTCCCTATGTCATAAGCtttgttttttatatcaaaattttgtaGAAAGCTAACAACTCGGTCGGCCCTTTTTCTGTGCAATTCCAGTCATCTTCTTCGACTGGTTTGCCGTCTGTTGCCGACGAGCTTATTATTTAGGCTCGATTTTCAGCCTTGTTTTGGAAAGTTTCAAAGCTGCCCAAGGGTAGAATTTACTCTTTCATAACTAATTCAATTTTTAGTTAAATATTGTATTACTATTGATAAATTATTGAGTTATTGTTGTAAGTTCCGTAATTGTGTGAGTTCGAGACATAGTCAAGCGaacttaaaatttataattgagTTAATAATCTGATCATTTGAGAAAATTATGATCGTTTGACAATTATTGGAATTTATCGCAATAATTcgagataataaaatatttaattttaatataatgaatttaaagtttgggaatttaaaaaattagtcGATTGAATATTAGTTTAGCATCATTTAAagctaaatataatatttacgacaaattaaaatagaaataatttatttgaggTATTTTAATCGAATATTGAAATTTTAGGAATTTAAGTTTCCTAAATAGTTGAAGTTGAACttttagtgaatttaaatgattattgaatttttatatgataataagatcatttaaattaatattaaggtgatttgtctgagttgacattttcagaatttttttgagaatttaaattattggtaAATTGGTTGAAGTACTTAGAGATCAGTTAAAGATGTCTGACAAAGGCATCTGATGATCATATGTATGatttatttgttatttgttgatttatgtgatattatatgcTGACATGCATATTATCAGTTGGTAATTGATgtgcaaaataaaataacatatttcTTTTGTCCACGTacattttaattttagttaGACACGTCAATATCACTGAACATATCATATTGAGCTTATCAGTTATTGAGATCCAGTTATTTTTCGGTTGAGATACGTTATATAAATGATATGATATTGGGAGATGTTTAGCTACCTTGATTCGGTCTTGCTTAGGTAGTTGCAGGCTTCGAGGTTAGGCCATATACCAAGCACAGTCCGCTGAGTCGTGGACCAACTCGAGCATATTATGTGTGATTGTTAATACCGATCATTTGACTCTTGACATCCTGATATCTTGCACctattcatgcattgcattcatGCATGACATTATTGCATTTCTATGTCATATATTGTGGTTTCTTGATGTCGCGTACTAGGTTTTTGACCACGAGAGGGGGCTACTGTATCTTTTGTGTGTGGACATGACAAGTAGTATAAGTTGCTCTACCTCAGGTGTTCGAGATGAATCATCGGGAAATACTTGAGCTCCTTGAGAGTGAGCTCAATTGTATTTAGGTATTGTGTAGTGTTGTCGTATTTCAgatattatatgtatatatttggaGGATTGTTTTATGTTATTATCGAGCATTGTCGGTACTATGATATTTTTGGTTTGTATATGTCATGATTATGTCTGACCGACACTTGTTTATGTTGTTGTGGTTATTGAGGACATATGTTATTTATTTTGAGTATTTAATTTTCTGCTATGTCATATCTGCAAGAAGGTCATATCGAAATTTTTATAGGCTTAAACACAAATTTTTAACTCacttttgttttgtttactgaTTACTTACGATTTCATGCTAATAAATCATGAATAGGATAACGAGTCCTCACACATTGGATGTCCTTGAAAGGTCAATCATTAGAAACGAGAATAGCTAACCATATTATAGGATAAAATCTATCGAATATGGATGTAATATAATCAGCGGACATATATTTTTGGTAGAGCAACTGTCTTACCGATGTCGTAACCAAAACTAATATACATACATAGTTTCCCCTTAAACATATGCATATAATAAGATAAATCAATAAGTCCTAGTATGTtacgaaaataaaaaaaattagcctCGGGTAATGATTCGATGAAAAAATCAGCAGCATGTTGATGGGTAGACATATTCTAGTTTGATGTATTTTTTCAGCACatgatgtaatgcccgagattttataccgtgttaaattacgattattgatttttaatcgagataattatgaaagggctaaccgagacacgaaatgagatcgcgtgtgaaaattgatgtgcgaggacagtagcatcggcgcacatgcgcgaccggatgcgcgcacatgcgccaaacaggcagaagacctcgcgcatatgcacggaagatgtcgcgcatatgcgcgaagcctatgcgagtaactccaaatagtctcgcgcatatgcgcgaggcgatgtacAGGGTATGtgcggagaccgagtgtctcgcgcatatgcgccgattggggtcgcgcatatgcacgagacgtgtGCTAGcaaagattaagccacttgcctcctacctaaggaacgtgtatatatatatatatacctgcaTGCAAATCCATCAGAATGAAGGAAAGAAAGAGCCGAGGGAAGCacaagaaagaattgaaatattcttacgccttttgtgagaaatccgtccgtctgtttttgaattcgacttcagtactgtgttcctatcgacgcaggctataattggatataagttttgttacgtttagacacgatttgaatttatgttattgtcagaattgaatatgaatcagatatgatgtttctgctaaagtagacattgtataacttaagccagattaaagaatagactgtttatgaaattgttatgaatttcaaagttgatttagttgagattctatatcagagttgtgttattattcagattttgaattgtacggatactgattatgagttctggtattatatctgtgatgttgagattgacggggtatcAAGATGGTATTGTTATgctgtcgaaacatcagtagattgagattgatcagattcagtaatgatttcgattgtatcgtgatatcattaatatgaattagattgtaccttgttcagatatggatcatattatataccgatttgagtattgatcagaacgggtcttgaattgagttatatactgatatggtatttatgtgacttgtcattgccagactgggtatggacagattgacatacaagacttcgtcttcatcagatcgtgaagagaaaggtataaataaatgttgattcgggattgcacaactcgagttaggtttgacttgagtttcccaaaatcacatactttacttattgcattgatatttgcagattatcagattgatatgtttagtctattgaattatagcagagccagagtttgagtctatggcagatcagcctagctagggcagaaccgccgagtctttgtcagaatcgcgtagactctagacttacggtgtatcgattagcttagatgtagatcgatgtctattgtagacattcgatacagcataccaaagtctaaattagatcaggatccctagattagaataagagatgagtcgagtcttagatatcgagactagaacttgatttacagatccgtattgatttatgtttcgtagattacgattcatgttttatttacagactgatattgatatatgttgtttgattatgctacatgtgataagatataattcatgcttttatgttaattcagttaactgcatgtatacattatttatactgggatttattctcacctgagtatccggctgttgtcttgttttgtatgtgtgcatgacaacaggtgggacatgatcggggtcaagaagatgatgagagaagacgagtttagagtggtgattccggacttattgtagatttggtttaatacttgaaatttagtagttaaaccttagactagtttgaactagaagcacgtggtacaagatttgtattattatactggtttgtataatagattgattccattaccttccgcattttaaagaaaaaatttttagaccctgtttatcttaattgataattaaatctcaaagatgattaagatgataattagcgtccgggtccccacacatgatctctgatgaaattatgtctgatgtcaatgtgcttcGTTCTCGAGCGATGAAAATATATCTATATTGGTACGAGATATTTTGAGTAAAGTTTAAAAACAAATCCACGAGagtttaaactcaaaataaataatatcatataattaTGAGAGTATGTGGATTCCATTatacaattatattaatatgTGGATCTTTACTCTATATATATTTCCAAATGAAATAAAGTTTCTTAATTGAGCACGGCATAATTATTAGTTTTTAAAGCAAGCACATTGAGTTTGTATTGTAAAGCGGAACAATAGGATATAAGCAGAGTCTCTCAATTAATGGATGTATAACACATTTTGTCACATAGTACTAGGTGTGATCTGGATAATGTCAATTACAGGATAAAACATCATTTTGGTACTGAAAGATGATGCGTTAAGTAATTACATAATTTTGTTTACCTAAATTCATATTCAGATTCTACAAACGATCAGAGTTATAAATCAATATGTTATCCATATATATTAATCTATTATAACTATATTGTACATATTATATTTTCTTATCCATGAATCAAACGATGCCTAAAAGTACAAGAAAATGTTCACAACAATATTATCTTACTTggtataatataaaaaatgcaaaaaattgtgtgagacggtctcacaggtcgtattttgtgagacatatatcttatttgagtcatccatgaaaaaatattactttttatgctaagaatattacttttgttgtgaatatcggtaatgttgacccgtctcacagataaagatttgtgagaccgtcttacaagagacctactctataaAAAAAACCGACTTTCACTACAAAGAAGATCATGATAAGAATATGGATGCTACACACGACCCCATAGTAGTTTAAACTTGTGTATTCAATCAAGTATATAGTAACTACTGAGATTTGAGCTCAATATATTTGTTTAGAAGGCAACTTGAACTTAATATTCCAATATATACATTCCAATATAGATTTTTCTGTCCATCAATGTCACAATTTTGGATATATATACGTTATTATGTGTAAATCAATTTTCATATTAATGAAAGTGATTATACTTTGCATTTTGGGATTCAAGTTATACATTTAACAAATTTTGGATTGTTAGTATACAAATATATTATGGACAAggttctattttttaaaaagaaatcatAATGAGATTAATGATCTATGATTTGTTTAATGATTTAGCACATTGTGTAAAACACACACAAATCCATGACATACAAACACATTATTGTACCACGAATGGAAAATGTTATAAAGTATTTGATTCACCGTACCGATAATTGTATATGGTAAGCAATAAAATGATGTACAGACAACAATCCACGGTGACATTATCGTAATACCAAACTAAATTTCCGGTTGAATGTAACTTACATGGAAAAAAATCATCATCCAACACAATATGTTGAAAGTGGTCATCTTTGACGCATTTTAATTCCATAATTTTCAGATCAAATCTCGACGATTTTTCGTGATTCTTGATGCTATGCGCTCCTACATTAGTTTATTATTCGATGTGACATTGAAATCGGTATAAAAATTTGTACATTTTCGAATAACGTTGGAAAACCACGACATGCTCTATGAAAAACATTGCACCGACCACTACAGTTTCCGGGCGCGATATCTCACGAACTGCTAACCTTTAACAACTAACCAAAAATTCGTTAGAAAGCTTAAGAAATTTTCTTGAAGTAGCAAAAAACCTCACCTCAATCTGTGAAACCTAGCTCTACTTATTTACAGATCAATGAAGCCCAAAAACACACCCTCATCCCCCTAAACAACATCCTTTGCTCTACATCCCAATCCCAGTCCTTCTCATCAGCATTCGCCACCGTAGATTAAATTCAATCCCACGgtccaaatttaaaatttttcgtaAGCCTGAATCCGCGTCAATCTCTATTAACCAATTAGCTTTCGTCTTCTGGATATTAGCCACTGAAACCGTACTATTTAATGCCTCCGAATTTCCTGCAATGGAACACAGTTAACAGAGAAGGGATTCAGTCAATTCCACAGATAATATCCATTTCCTGATCGATTCTAATTCTCAATCGGTGCAAACCCTAGTCTGGGACGAGATTCTGAATGGCATCCCCTGAAGAAGCAGTTGTCTCGGTCGAAGCTAAGCCGGTGGCTGAGTCAAACGTCGTCGCGGAGTCTACGGATGTGAAAGACCCTCCGCCTGCAAGATCCAAAACTAAGAAGGCTGCAGCAAAAGAGCCGAAGAAGAAGAAAGTGGCTGCAGCCAAGGAGTCGGAGAAGAAGAAAGTGGCTGCACCCAGAAAGCGTGGTGCATCCACGCACCCTACGTATTTTGAGGTAGCCAGTTAATTGTTTTTTCTCGTTTTGGATCTTGGTGGTTATTGTAATGaattgggatttaattatctttGTGCGCGCAGATGGTAAAAGACGCTATCGTGACGCTGAAGGACAGGACTGGATCGAGTCAGCCTGCGATTGCGAAGTTTGTCGAGGCGAAGCAGAAAAATCTGCCACCTAATTTCAGGAGGCTACTGCTCGTTCAATTGAGGAAGTTTGTGGAGAATGGTAAGCTTGTGAAAGTCAAGGGCTCTTTTAAGCTGCCACCGGTTCGTTCTCCAAAACCGGCTCAGAAGAAGCCGTCCGCTGTCAAGCCAAAGCCCAAGGCCGCCGCCCCCAAGAAAAAGCAGGTCACCGTATCCAAAGCAAAACCGGCTAAAGCTACCCCTGCGAAGCCCAAGGTCACCGTCGCATCGAAATCCAAGCCGGCCGCGAAGGCGAAGCCGGTTGCAAAGGCTAAACCTGCAGCAAAGCCCAAGGCTGCTCCTCTTCCGAAGAAGGCAGCGGCCAAGAGAAAGGCACTGGAGAAGCCGAAGACTGAGAAGAAACCTCCATCCAAGGTTGCGAAGAGAACTACCAGGTCGAGTCCGGGAAAGAAAACCACAGCAGTGACGGCGGCTGCAAAGAAATCTCCGCCTGCAAAGAAGGCGGCTCCTGTGAAGAAGACTCCGGTGAAGAAGGCTCCAGCGAAAAGTGTAAAGTCGAAAACTGTGAAATCCGCGAAGAAGGGCAAGAAGTGATGAGAGGATATTTTGAGATGATATGCTTGTTTGTAAGGATAGTATTGTAAATTAGATGGGAAATTGTAACGAAATCTTTTCCGTGCATTcaaatttcagtcgtttcataTCTTTAATTTTAGCATAATCGTATTATCTTCCATTTCATTATTCATGCAATGTTTATTATGGCTTCTGTCTCCTTTCTTACTAGCTTGTTATTTATTAATTGGCTGTGATGTCTCTGGAAAATGTTCAATTTGCCAGGCGGTTCGAATAGAATGATGCAGCATCTGTTAGCAAGGAAATTGTAGTGTTGATTCAGTTTCTGTACGTGACAGTCTAAATTATGTGAGTGATGGCTCTTGTTATCTCAACTTTTATTTTCTgctttttaagtttcatttccgGGATGGGAGTATGGAGTTTTACATCCGTGATTAAATT
Protein-coding sequences here:
- the LOC142544645 gene encoding uncharacterized protein LOC142544645 translates to MASPEEAVVSVEAKPVAESNVVAESTDVKDPPPARSKTKKAAAKEPKKKKVAAAKESEKKKVAAPRKRGASTHPTYFEMVKDAIVTLKDRTGSSQPAIAKFVEAKQKNLPPNFRRLLLVQLRKFVENGKLVKVKGSFKLPPVRSPKPAQKKPSAVKPKPKAAAPKKKQVTVSKAKPAKATPAKPKVTVASKSKPAAKAKPVAKAKPAAKPKAAPLPKKAAAKRKALEKPKTEKKPPSKVAKRTTRSSPGKKTTAVTAAAKKSPPAKKAAPVKKTPVKKAPAKSVKSKTVKSAKKGKK